AAGAAATAAAGAAAGAAGATTTAAAACCAAAACAAGAAAAAGAGCAAACTTTACTTGATAAGTTTGTTCAAAAAGTAAAGAAATATTTAGTTGCAGTACAAAAAGGTGATAATCTAGCACTATTTACACTTCTTTTTGTTTCTTTTATATATGGAATAATTCATGCTTTAGGTCCAGGTCATGGAAAAACTTTAGCATTTTCATATTTTACTTCAAACAAAAGTTCATACTCAAAAGCTTTTATAATTTCACTTGCCTCAGCATTTGTTCATATAATAGGAGCTTTAATACTAGTATCAATTTCAGTTTTTATACTTCAATCTGTATTAAATAGCTTTGTAAGTGATAGTGTGAAAATACTTACTCAAATTTCAGCTGTTATGATAATGCTTTTAGCTTTTTATATACTACTTCAAAAGTTAAATAACAAAGGTTGTTCTTGTAGTTCGTGTAGTACAAAAAGCAGTAATGCCATATCTTTTAGTACTACAAACAATAATACCTTACTTAAAGCAAATGATAAAATTGATTTTCAAAATCTAAAAAGAAAAAATAGAAGTGATTTATACTTTGTATTAACTGCTGGTCTTATTCCTTGCCCTGGTACAGTGATTTTATTTATATATGCGTTTATTTTGAAAACATATTTTGCAGTACTATTGGCCTCAATTGCAATTAGTTTTGGTATGGGGCTTGTGATATTTGCAAGTTCATTTTTAGGAGTAAGCTTACACAAACTAAGCTCTAAATCACATAGATTTACATATATATTAGAGATTATTTCTCCTATTATTATGTTTATTCTTGGATTATTCTTACTATTTAGTTCTAACTCATTATAAGACTATTTTTTCTAGTCTTATAATATTTACCCTTTGTTAAGGTTTGAGGGATATAATTTCGCATATTTTATATGAGGTCTAAAATGCTAACAACAAAGCCAATAAGGGTTTTTTTTAAATATGCTATTCCTTCTATCTTAGGTTTATTAGCTATTTCATCTGCTGGAATTATTGATGGATATTTTGTAGGAAACTATGTAGGTCCTACTGCACTTGCAGCAATGAATATGAGCTATCCTATTATTACTATTATTATAGGTTTTTCATTTATGTTTGCTGTTGGAAGCAGTGTAATTTGTGGAAAATTAATGGGAGAAAATAATCTAAAAGAAGCAAATAATATCTTTTCAAAA
The window above is part of the Malaciobacter marinus genome. Proteins encoded here:
- a CDS encoding nickel/cobalt transporter — its product is MLKVLFSFILTQSIVFACALCSVYSPQTKVAINVNSTDTKINSIDVKWVITKEFTDQLKQIYDTNLDDKLDEYEMKFIQKALVDYASIKNFMTHISYGEVIDKQNSDLVKVSSYKAKIIDGILHFFYTIDVDYDIKNDYALYIKINDDENYFVLLLEKNYLNFKNKAKISKIVDTQSVIFHIANATTYEKAKHTEEKIVKKEEIKKEDLKPKQEKEQTLLDKFVQKVKKYLVAVQKGDNLALFTLLFVSFIYGIIHALGPGHGKTLAFSYFTSNKSSYSKAFIISLASAFVHIIGALILVSISVFILQSVLNSFVSDSVKILTQISAVMIMLLAFYILLQKLNNKGCSCSSCSTKSSNAISFSTTNNNTLLKANDKIDFQNLKRKNRSDLYFVLTAGLIPCPGTVILFIYAFILKTYFAVLLASIAISFGMGLVIFASSFLGVSLHKLSSKSHRFTYILEIISPIIMFILGLFLLFSSNSL